The proteins below are encoded in one region of Streptomyces roseirectus:
- a CDS encoding helix-turn-helix transcriptional regulator: MEQPTGTVLTSLPGPPARPPAPDLTRLLGGPSGPHAQKTCACRRTHHRHRLTLLGLGVDRATVVTHAEAQLDDADRCPDPGCAWHSLLALVFAGELVLADLHCSRLSGRPRWSGTGPAAQAVRIVRSRITLLAGDPGGARRILDELIREPLAGTLDTVAVAWLTEALLHLGEPYRAETLLTGRGRAGALPAHLPGKAPLLQARGQLGLTLRRSRHALKDFLACGAETAACDVTNPAVLPWRTGAALCLRELGQDGQAHTLAHAELAGARQWGSPREIGRTLLTTALLEDGPAARDLVTEAIDLFTVSDAPGDITYAAHVVGSAPGLRRDVVWTRRTLRRIAELAHRSGNRHAADRAADTLSGFLSVHGDPALTRHETEVVHLVWAGYDNTEIADRLSLTRRTVEHHLSSVYQKFGLTDRRHLFRAMTELS; encoded by the coding sequence GTGGAGCAGCCGACCGGCACGGTCCTCACGTCGCTGCCCGGTCCACCCGCCCGCCCGCCCGCTCCCGACCTCACCCGGCTGCTCGGCGGCCCCAGCGGCCCACACGCACAGAAGACCTGCGCCTGCCGGCGCACCCACCACCGTCACCGCCTCACGCTCCTCGGCCTCGGCGTCGACCGGGCCACGGTCGTGACGCACGCCGAGGCCCAGCTGGACGACGCGGACCGCTGCCCCGACCCCGGGTGCGCGTGGCACTCCCTCCTCGCGCTCGTGTTCGCCGGCGAACTGGTGCTGGCGGACCTGCACTGCTCGCGCCTGTCCGGACGTCCCCGCTGGTCCGGCACCGGCCCCGCGGCGCAGGCGGTACGGATCGTGCGCAGCCGGATCACTCTCCTGGCCGGGGACCCGGGCGGCGCCCGGCGCATCCTCGACGAACTGATACGGGAACCGCTCGCCGGGACACTGGACACGGTGGCCGTGGCCTGGCTCACCGAGGCGCTGCTCCACCTGGGAGAGCCGTACCGGGCCGAGACCCTGCTGACCGGGCGAGGCCGCGCGGGCGCCCTCCCCGCGCACCTGCCGGGCAAGGCGCCGCTGCTCCAGGCGAGAGGACAGCTGGGCCTCACCCTGAGACGGTCGCGGCACGCGCTCAAGGACTTCCTGGCCTGCGGCGCCGAGACGGCCGCCTGCGACGTCACCAACCCCGCCGTGCTGCCCTGGCGCACCGGCGCCGCCCTGTGCCTGCGCGAGCTCGGGCAGGACGGGCAGGCACACACGCTCGCCCACGCCGAACTCGCCGGGGCGAGGCAGTGGGGCTCGCCCCGGGAGATCGGCCGGACACTGCTCACCACCGCCCTGCTGGAGGACGGGCCGGCCGCGCGAGACCTCGTGACCGAGGCCATCGACCTGTTCACCGTCTCGGACGCCCCCGGAGACATCACCTACGCCGCTCACGTGGTCGGCTCCGCCCCGGGGCTCCGACGCGACGTCGTGTGGACGCGCCGGACGCTGCGGCGGATCGCGGAGCTCGCGCACCGCAGCGGGAACCGGCACGCCGCCGACCGCGCCGCCGACACGCTGTCCGGATTCCTGTCCGTCCACGGCGACCCGGCCCTGACCAGACACGAGACAGAGGTGGTCCACCTGGTCTGGGCCGGGTACGACAACACCGAGATCGCCGACCGCCTGTCACTGACGCGCCGCACCGTGGAACACCACCTCTCCTCGGTCTACCAGAAGTTCGGGCTCACCGACCGGCGGCACCTGTTCCGCGCGATGACCGAACTCTCCTGA
- a CDS encoding SDR family NAD(P)-dependent oxidoreductase, with translation MKTIVVTGGTSGIGQALAHTCLERGERVVVVAPDPVKGKKFLDTAQRTGAEGRAFFIEADLSLVSENRRVIADITETFEAVDALVLCARYFRSYRTVTPEGFEHNFALYYLSRYLLGRGLAGPMNKADAPVVLNIAGPGVGPAGVKWADLGLEHGYDGWSAMFQGGRLNDLLGVAYAEPGNGHRARYVLLFPGGTRTGFAGDFDPATALHIEQMKRAAQPVGTTVPPLVELIESPPHAPLSAFVEGMPLSLLRPAFDKRDAARLERVTRELLRDTAGAP, from the coding sequence GTGAAGACCATCGTCGTGACAGGCGGCACCTCCGGCATCGGACAAGCGCTCGCGCACACCTGCCTCGAGCGGGGCGAGCGGGTGGTCGTGGTCGCCCCGGACCCGGTGAAGGGGAAGAAGTTCCTCGACACGGCGCAGCGGACCGGCGCGGAGGGCCGGGCGTTCTTCATCGAGGCCGACCTCAGCCTCGTCAGCGAGAACCGGCGCGTGATCGCCGACATCACGGAGACCTTCGAGGCGGTGGACGCCCTCGTGCTGTGCGCCCGCTACTTCCGCAGCTACCGGACCGTGACGCCGGAGGGGTTCGAGCACAACTTCGCCCTCTACTACCTCAGCCGGTACCTGCTCGGACGCGGACTGGCCGGCCCGATGAACAAGGCCGACGCCCCGGTCGTCCTGAACATCGCCGGTCCCGGGGTGGGACCGGCGGGCGTCAAATGGGCCGACCTCGGGCTGGAGCACGGCTACGACGGCTGGTCGGCCATGTTCCAGGGCGGGCGGCTCAACGACCTCCTCGGAGTCGCGTACGCCGAGCCGGGCAACGGACATCGCGCCCGGTACGTCCTGCTGTTCCCGGGCGGCACCCGCACCGGTTTCGCGGGGGACTTCGACCCCGCCACCGCGCTCCACATCGAGCAGATGAAAAGGGCCGCCCAGCCGGTCGGGACCACGGTCCCTCCCCTCGTCGAACTCATCGAGTCCCCGCCCCACGCGCCCTTGAGCGCCTTCGTGGAGGGAATGCCCCTCAGCCTGCTGCGCCCGGCCTTCGACAAGCGCGACGCCGCCCGGCTGGAGCGCGTCACCCGGGAACTGCTGCGCGACACGGCAGGCGCCCCGTGA
- a CDS encoding cytochrome P450, with the protein MTEPVSMPHNQRRSTCPFRPGAELAALHQDPALPRVPVPNSQLGEVEAVLVTREEDARAVLSDVRFEVGFAFEPDGTGPRSVMNQPGVLLNYDGEEHTRFRRMHAGVFSMKRIRTLSGVIEQTVEEHLDALEKAGPGSDLITTFAEPLPLMVICELLGAPLADRAAILARSSVASSVDTTLEVQQDNFAAMIDYMAELVAAHRRDPGDNILGDIVRKHGATLSDDELVGMGLDILVAGHGTLSGMIGLSVLTLLTHPRQLAALRDDDALSGGAVEELLRLLAVAPPLIRRASADVSVGGQEIRAGEYVVVSTLMAGHGAALPSPAGELDLWRKPVPHLAFGYGRHQCVGQQLARLELRLALPALLRRFPGLRLAVPVEDIEYRTESLVFGVRSLPVTW; encoded by the coding sequence ATGACCGAACCGGTGTCGATGCCCCACAACCAGCGCCGGAGCACGTGCCCTTTCCGGCCCGGAGCCGAACTCGCCGCGCTCCACCAAGACCCGGCGCTGCCCCGGGTCCCGGTGCCGAACTCGCAGCTCGGCGAGGTCGAGGCGGTGCTCGTCACGCGTGAGGAGGACGCCCGCGCGGTGCTGTCCGACGTCCGGTTCGAGGTCGGGTTCGCCTTCGAACCGGACGGGACCGGTCCGCGCTCGGTGATGAATCAGCCCGGAGTCCTGCTCAACTACGACGGCGAGGAGCACACCCGCTTCCGCCGGATGCACGCCGGGGTCTTCAGCATGAAGCGGATCCGGACGCTCAGCGGCGTGATCGAGCAGACCGTCGAGGAACACCTGGACGCCCTGGAGAAGGCCGGCCCCGGCTCCGACCTGATCACGACGTTCGCCGAACCGCTGCCCCTGATGGTGATCTGCGAGTTGCTGGGCGCGCCGCTGGCGGACCGGGCCGCCATCCTGGCGCGCAGTTCGGTCGCGAGCAGTGTCGACACCACGCTGGAGGTTCAGCAGGACAACTTCGCGGCGATGATCGACTACATGGCCGAGCTGGTCGCGGCACACCGGCGGGACCCCGGCGACAACATCCTCGGGGACATCGTCCGCAAGCACGGCGCGACGCTGAGCGACGACGAGTTGGTCGGCATGGGCCTGGACATCCTCGTCGCCGGACACGGAACCCTCTCCGGCATGATCGGGCTCAGCGTGCTCACCCTGCTGACGCACCCGCGGCAGCTGGCGGCGCTGCGCGACGACGACGCGCTGTCCGGCGGCGCCGTCGAGGAGTTGCTGCGGCTGCTGGCCGTGGCTCCCCCGCTGATCCGGCGGGCGAGCGCCGACGTGTCGGTCGGCGGGCAGGAGATCCGCGCCGGGGAGTACGTCGTCGTCTCCACCCTCATGGCCGGTCACGGCGCCGCCCTCCCCTCTCCGGCGGGCGAACTCGACCTGTGGCGCAAGCCCGTACCGCATCTGGCGTTCGGGTACGGCCGGCACCAGTGCGTGGGACAGCAGCTCGCCCGCCTCGAACTCCGTCTCGCGCTGCCCGCGCTGCTGCGTCGCTTCCCGGGGCTGCGGCTCGCGGTCCCGGTCGAGGACATCGAGTACCGCACCGAGTCCCTGGTGTTCGGTGTCAGGAGCCTCCCCGTCACCTGGTGA
- a CDS encoding TetR/AcrR family transcriptional regulator has translation MPRKPAPGTRERILDVAADLFDRRGVHAVGMQQIIDGVGCGKQLLYREFPSKDHLVVAYLERSAQAWASTLARVCATVDAPEDQLVELVRAVQGMAPNTRGCPLRNTHAEFPDPGHPAHQVSLKHFQDVREQLRELARRTPAAHPDRLGDRIMLIIDGLYVSGSTLGPTGAGATAVGLAQDVVRAEIAAQAV, from the coding sequence ATGCCCCGGAAACCCGCTCCAGGCACCCGCGAGCGCATTCTGGACGTCGCCGCCGACCTGTTCGACCGGCGGGGCGTGCACGCGGTCGGCATGCAGCAGATCATCGACGGAGTCGGGTGCGGCAAGCAGTTGCTCTACCGGGAGTTCCCCAGCAAGGACCACCTGGTGGTGGCCTATCTCGAACGGTCCGCGCAAGCCTGGGCGTCGACCCTGGCCCGGGTGTGCGCCACCGTCGACGCGCCGGAGGACCAGCTGGTCGAGCTGGTCCGGGCGGTCCAGGGCATGGCGCCGAACACCAGAGGGTGCCCGCTGCGCAACACGCACGCGGAGTTTCCCGATCCCGGCCATCCGGCCCACCAGGTTTCCCTGAAGCACTTCCAGGACGTCCGCGAGCAGTTGCGTGAACTCGCACGCCGGACTCCGGCCGCACACCCCGACCGGCTCGGCGACCGGATCATGCTGATCATCGACGGGCTCTATGTGAGCGGGTCGACCCTGGGCCCCACCGGCGCCGGGGCGACAGCCGTAGGGCTCGCCCAGGACGTGGTCCGGGCGGAGATCGCCGCCCAGGCCGTCTGA
- a CDS encoding family 78 glycoside hydrolase catalytic domain codes for MPEELNGSPTRRRVVGTMAASAAGMALPVVHSPSAHAAEDGGPAQATDLGINGRTDDPIGVDDPAPRLSWRVVNAPRAWTQRAYRIRAARSERDLAAGRLLWDSGQVASAAQTDVAWRGPVLGSRDVVVWQVRVWGGAGDVTPWSRPASWEMGLLQRADWGDARWIEYAGRALEQPLPVFARAFRIAGRVVRARLYLSGVGLHVARLNGAPVTDEVLAPGNSNYQLSTEYRVYDVTRLVRPGPNTLGVELGHGTALVTRSVTNAATGRTAPYSWWQSQFKGTGTLVGAAARGAVSVRVSSTANFHVGGTVNIDTGDGGVRLESRTITALDTGSIAFTPALSADHADGAAVTASGNSLAGVDPSAGAAVSPRLIARLEVTRGDGVVQTVVSDRSWRTALGPTTTANWFSGSDYDARREQPGWTAPGADLGATALRRDGTAMGWTDAGFAPAPNLTTELVWRNAEPLRVVDRLRPVGVTQPQPGVWVFDFGQNFAGWPRLALDRVPAGTTVRMRPAEALNADGTVDQTSVMGGGPARGTDVFAAYTAHGAARGETWQPQFHYFGMQWLQVTGLPEGYSPGPDTVTGLQIHADVPVAGDVRTSNARINRVHRMARYSVMSNLMSTFTDCPGREKLAYPADYLQPFGALHRIFGYGAYLRTMQRHLVEGQSRSGDNIGNVALKTPVYDWGYTGRYGDEINWGDGIVLVPWYLYETYGDTRTMARTYPQMQAFLTYIRTRKAGTGADAYLVDAALADWFSSEATSGRITGTWGYHQVADRMSRMAELLGRTADAAEYRSLADRIRAAFHDAFYNPALGRYTAQGSAGPAGATQAAQALALDEGLVPESERASVLDALVELVRAHRPAGGGPHLGGGTIGLAPIVRSLHAAGRDDVLWDVLQEDTRPSYGYFLQPTTAHPGGLTTLPETWDLRYSDNHMILLQIEEWFHTGLAGIRRAPDDIAYRRLVIDPRPVGDLTSAEGSYRTPYGVVSSRWTLREGEFRLRVSVPPNTTAEVWVPGSVRGLPAGARFDRLERGRSVYGVGSGSYAFIAQGVPGQ; via the coding sequence ATGCCAGAAGAGCTGAACGGTTCGCCGACCCGCAGACGCGTGGTCGGCACGATGGCCGCCTCGGCGGCGGGAATGGCGCTGCCCGTGGTCCACTCGCCCAGCGCCCACGCGGCGGAGGACGGCGGCCCGGCCCAGGCCACCGACCTGGGGATCAACGGCCGCACGGACGACCCGATCGGCGTCGACGACCCCGCGCCCCGGCTGAGCTGGCGGGTCGTGAACGCCCCACGGGCGTGGACGCAGCGCGCGTACCGGATCCGGGCGGCGCGCTCCGAGCGCGACCTCGCGGCGGGCCGACTGCTGTGGGACAGCGGCCAGGTCGCCTCGGCCGCGCAGACCGACGTCGCCTGGCGGGGTCCCGTGCTGGGCTCGCGCGACGTGGTGGTGTGGCAGGTGCGGGTCTGGGGCGGCGCGGGGGACGTGACGCCGTGGAGCCGTCCGGCGTCGTGGGAGATGGGCCTGCTCCAGCGGGCCGACTGGGGGGACGCGCGCTGGATCGAGTACGCGGGGCGCGCGCTGGAGCAGCCGCTGCCGGTGTTCGCCCGCGCCTTCCGCATCGCCGGGCGTGTCGTGCGGGCGCGGCTGTACTTGTCCGGCGTCGGCCTGCACGTGGCCCGTCTCAACGGCGCGCCGGTCACCGACGAGGTCCTGGCGCCCGGCAACTCCAACTACCAGCTGTCCACGGAGTACCGGGTGTACGACGTCACCCGTCTCGTGCGGCCGGGGCCCAACACGCTCGGCGTCGAACTGGGCCACGGGACGGCGCTGGTGACGCGGTCCGTGACCAACGCCGCGACCGGCCGCACCGCGCCGTACTCCTGGTGGCAGAGCCAGTTCAAGGGAACAGGCACGCTGGTGGGCGCCGCCGCGCGGGGGGCGGTGTCCGTGCGGGTGAGCAGCACGGCGAACTTCCACGTCGGGGGAACTGTCAACATCGACACCGGGGACGGGGGCGTGCGGCTGGAGTCGCGGACGATCACCGCGCTGGACACCGGTTCGATCGCGTTCACGCCGGCGCTGTCCGCCGACCACGCCGACGGGGCCGCCGTCACCGCCTCCGGGAACTCCCTCGCCGGTGTCGACCCCAGCGCGGGCGCCGCCGTCTCTCCCCGGCTCATCGCCCGCCTGGAGGTGACGCGGGGCGACGGGGTGGTGCAGACGGTCGTCAGCGACCGCTCCTGGCGTACGGCTCTCGGGCCGACGACCACCGCCAACTGGTTCTCCGGCTCCGACTACGACGCCCGGCGCGAGCAGCCCGGCTGGACGGCGCCGGGCGCGGACCTGGGCGCGACGGCACTGCGCCGGGACGGGACGGCGATGGGCTGGACGGACGCCGGGTTCGCCCCGGCGCCGAACCTGACGACCGAGCTGGTGTGGCGCAACGCCGAGCCGCTGCGGGTCGTCGACCGGCTCAGACCCGTCGGTGTGACGCAGCCTCAGCCGGGCGTCTGGGTCTTCGACTTCGGGCAGAACTTCGCCGGCTGGCCCCGTCTCGCCCTCGACCGGGTGCCGGCCGGCACGACGGTGCGGATGCGGCCCGCCGAGGCGCTGAACGCGGACGGTACCGTCGACCAGACGTCCGTCATGGGCGGCGGGCCCGCGCGCGGCACGGACGTCTTCGCCGCCTACACCGCCCACGGCGCGGCGCGCGGCGAGACCTGGCAGCCGCAGTTCCACTACTTCGGCATGCAGTGGCTCCAGGTCACCGGCCTGCCCGAGGGCTACTCCCCCGGTCCGGACACCGTCACCGGTCTCCAGATCCACGCGGACGTCCCCGTCGCGGGCGACGTGCGGACGTCGAACGCGCGCATCAACCGTGTCCACCGCATGGCGCGGTACTCGGTCATGAGCAACCTCATGTCGACGTTCACGGACTGTCCCGGGCGCGAGAAGCTCGCCTACCCCGCCGACTACCTCCAGCCCTTCGGCGCCCTGCACCGGATCTTCGGCTACGGCGCCTACCTGCGCACCATGCAGCGGCACCTGGTGGAGGGCCAGTCGCGCTCCGGCGACAACATCGGCAACGTGGCCCTCAAGACGCCGGTGTACGACTGGGGTTACACGGGCCGCTACGGCGACGAGATCAACTGGGGCGACGGCATCGTCCTCGTCCCCTGGTACCTGTACGAGACGTACGGCGACACCCGGACCATGGCCCGCACCTACCCCCAGATGCAGGCGTTCCTCACCTACATCCGCACGCGCAAGGCGGGCACCGGCGCGGACGCGTACCTCGTGGACGCCGCGCTCGCGGACTGGTTCTCCAGCGAGGCGACGTCGGGGCGGATCACCGGGACCTGGGGCTACCACCAGGTCGCCGACCGGATGTCCCGCATGGCGGAACTCCTCGGGCGGACGGCGGACGCGGCCGAGTACCGCAGCCTCGCCGACCGGATCAGGGCCGCGTTCCACGACGCCTTCTACAACCCCGCGCTGGGCCGCTACACCGCGCAGGGCTCCGCCGGGCCCGCCGGGGCGACGCAGGCCGCGCAGGCGCTCGCCCTCGACGAAGGGCTCGTCCCCGAGAGCGAGCGCGCCTCCGTGCTCGACGCGCTCGTCGAACTCGTCCGCGCCCACCGGCCGGCGGGCGGCGGTCCGCACCTCGGGGGCGGCACCATCGGGCTCGCGCCCATCGTCCGCTCCCTGCACGCGGCCGGGCGCGACGACGTCCTGTGGGACGTCCTCCAGGAGGACACCCGGCCGTCCTACGGCTACTTCCTCCAGCCGACCACCGCCCACCCCGGCGGGCTCACCACCCTCCCCGAGACCTGGGACCTCCGCTACTCCGACAATCACATGATCCTGCTCCAGATCGAGGAGTGGTTCCACACCGGCCTCGCGGGCATCCGCCGGGCCCCCGACGACATCGCCTACCGCCGCCTCGTCATCGACCCCCGCCCGGTCGGCGACCTCACCTCCGCCGAGGGCAGCTACCGCACGCCCTACGGGGTGGTGTCCTCCCGATGGACGCTGCGGGAGGGGGAGTTCCGGCTGCGGGTGTCCGTGCCGCCGAACACGACCGCGGAGGTGTGGGTGCCCGGCTCCGTGCGGGGCTTGCCCGCCGGAGCCCGGTTCGACCGGCTGGAGCGCGGCCGGTCGGTGTACGGCGTGGGCTCCGGGAGCTACGCGTTCATCGCCCAGGGGGTGCCCGGTCAGTAG
- a CDS encoding nuclear transport factor 2 family protein — protein MADGADLAARIDALSARVRELEAIRELTRLRNSFHHCLNDRDWAGLGALFAQDAHLDYGSFGGARGRVAIQEYYSALLPKMVELQRASEVLLKNFNQVHQVVVDGDRATGACFFEEYVRFDKEDVVHQSVGRFADSYVFTDGRWLFERVELEHYWVVPENKEWRWPW, from the coding sequence ATGGCGGACGGGGCGGACCTGGCGGCACGGATCGACGCGTTGTCGGCCAGGGTGCGGGAGCTGGAGGCGATCCGTGAACTCACGAGGCTGCGCAACTCCTTCCATCACTGTCTCAACGACCGGGACTGGGCGGGCCTCGGCGCCCTGTTCGCGCAGGACGCGCACCTGGACTACGGAAGTTTCGGCGGCGCCCGTGGCCGCGTGGCGATCCAGGAGTACTACAGCGCGCTGCTGCCGAAGATGGTCGAGCTCCAGCGGGCCTCCGAGGTGCTGTTGAAGAACTTCAACCAGGTGCACCAGGTGGTGGTCGACGGCGACCGCGCGACCGGTGCCTGTTTCTTCGAGGAGTACGTCAGGTTCGACAAGGAGGACGTCGTGCACCAGAGCGTCGGCCGGTTCGCCGACAGCTACGTGTTCACGGACGGACGGTGGCTGTTCGAGAGGGTCGAGCTGGAGCACTACTGGGTGGTTCCCGAGAACAAGGAGTGGCGCTGGCCGTGGTGA
- a CDS encoding MFS transporter: protein MTSTSTTGRTRSELALLAVLMPAILVTVTASDMVNLMLPTIKEEFGASEAELAWIVTGFLLMFSVGIPLYGRISDRVGLRRLFAFALLTYAAGSLICAVSPNLAVLVTGRIVTGIGAAAIPVLAIIAVTRLLPPEKRGMGIGVVSAGAGVGTAAGPTVGGGIGQLLGWPALFWIMLVVSLLLLPAAWRVLPDEAPDGGGKIDLPGGVLLGLGAGLVLFGMTQAQVSGFTAALSWGSLVIAVASLVLFGWRTVRVEQPFVPPSLFANRVYRTSLFVAFLAMVVNLGGLVFVPLLLVEVNGLTPGEGALVMIPAGVATALLSPLIGRLVDRVGTQATVLSGLTLIGLSALALSTFTDGSSVLPAGAGILGISIGFILVMTTIIGAAAGELPAEQAGVGLGILQGAQFLGAGTGPAVFGVLVSARQQSGSGAVNPLYSGDEGAAYSDVFLAMTAVVVLTLAVASRMRPTKTAAAPAAVPAEAADTVG, encoded by the coding sequence ATGACTTCCACATCGACGACCGGGCGAACCCGCTCAGAACTGGCCTTACTGGCAGTGCTGATGCCGGCGATCCTCGTCACGGTCACCGCCAGCGACATGGTCAATCTGATGCTGCCGACGATCAAGGAGGAGTTCGGGGCCTCCGAGGCGGAGCTCGCCTGGATCGTCACCGGTTTCCTGCTGATGTTCTCGGTCGGCATCCCCCTCTACGGCCGCATCTCCGACCGGGTCGGACTGCGGCGCCTGTTCGCCTTCGCGCTGCTGACCTACGCCGCGGGCAGCCTGATCTGCGCGGTCTCCCCCAACCTCGCGGTACTGGTGACCGGCCGGATCGTCACGGGCATCGGCGCGGCCGCGATCCCCGTGCTCGCGATCATCGCCGTCACGCGGCTGCTGCCGCCGGAGAAGCGCGGCATGGGCATCGGCGTCGTCTCGGCGGGCGCGGGTGTGGGGACGGCGGCCGGGCCGACGGTGGGCGGCGGCATCGGCCAGCTGCTGGGGTGGCCGGCCCTGTTCTGGATCATGCTCGTCGTCTCGCTGCTGCTGCTTCCTGCGGCCTGGCGGGTACTGCCGGACGAGGCTCCGGACGGCGGCGGGAAGATCGACCTCCCCGGCGGCGTCCTGCTCGGACTCGGCGCCGGACTGGTCCTGTTCGGCATGACGCAGGCTCAGGTCTCCGGCTTCACGGCCGCCCTGTCCTGGGGCAGTCTCGTGATCGCGGTCGCGTCGCTCGTGCTGTTCGGGTGGCGGACCGTCCGGGTCGAGCAGCCGTTCGTCCCGCCGTCGCTGTTCGCCAACCGCGTCTACCGCACCAGCCTCTTCGTCGCGTTCCTGGCGATGGTCGTCAACCTCGGCGGCCTGGTGTTCGTCCCCCTGCTGCTGGTCGAGGTCAACGGGCTCACACCGGGCGAGGGCGCGCTCGTCATGATCCCGGCCGGTGTCGCGACCGCGCTGCTGTCGCCGCTGATCGGCCGTCTCGTCGACCGTGTCGGCACCCAGGCCACGGTGCTCTCCGGGCTCACCCTCATCGGGCTGTCCGCCCTGGCACTGTCCACCTTCACCGACGGCTCCTCGGTGCTCCCCGCGGGCGCCGGGATCCTCGGGATCAGCATCGGGTTCATCCTCGTGATGACCACGATCATCGGCGCGGCGGCCGGCGAACTGCCCGCCGAGCAGGCCGGTGTCGGCCTCGGCATCCTCCAGGGCGCCCAGTTCCTCGGCGCCGGCACCGGCCCCGCCGTCTTCGGCGTCCTGGTGTCCGCGCGGCAGCAGAGCGGCAGCGGCGCCGTCAACCCCCTCTACTCCGGCGACGAGGGCGCCGCCTACTCCGACGTCTTCCTGGCGATGACGGCGGTCGTCGTCCTCACGCTGGCCGTCGCGTCGCGGATGCGGCCGACGAAGACGGCGGCGGCTCCCGCGGCCGTCCCGGCCGAGGCGGCCGACACCGTCGGGTAG
- a CDS encoding class I SAM-dependent methyltransferase: MATEEQTFSRQNMEFDALYAGRAAFGGVAPGEKMIPWDIGEPQRAVVELARAGGFTGKVLDAGCGLGENAIMLADQGYEVTGVDGSPSAIEQAGQRASAHGVPVRFLVADATELHGVGTGFDTVLDSGLYHCLDAGQRSAYAAALHRVCRPGATLHLFCFAESMPSGTPITQEALVSKDDLRTRLGRHWRILDITEAVFATSFTHELLARMGEAGALDTGPAREPGEVQVDAQGRVLTPMSYVRALRK; encoded by the coding sequence ATGGCCACGGAAGAGCAGACGTTCTCCCGGCAGAACATGGAATTCGACGCGCTGTACGCGGGCCGGGCGGCGTTCGGCGGCGTCGCGCCGGGCGAGAAGATGATCCCCTGGGACATCGGTGAGCCCCAGCGGGCCGTCGTGGAGCTGGCGCGTGCGGGCGGCTTCACGGGCAAGGTGCTCGACGCGGGCTGCGGGCTGGGGGAGAACGCCATCATGCTGGCGGACCAGGGGTACGAGGTCACCGGCGTGGACGGCTCCCCCAGCGCGATCGAGCAGGCGGGACAGCGCGCGTCGGCCCATGGGGTCCCGGTGCGGTTCCTGGTCGCCGACGCCACCGAACTGCACGGTGTCGGAACCGGTTTCGACACCGTGCTCGACAGCGGGCTGTACCACTGCCTCGACGCCGGGCAGCGGTCGGCCTATGCCGCCGCGCTCCACCGGGTGTGCCGGCCGGGCGCCACGCTCCATCTGTTCTGCTTCGCCGAGTCCATGCCGTCGGGAACACCGATCACGCAAGAGGCTCTGGTCAGCAAGGACGACCTGCGGACCCGTCTCGGCCGGCACTGGCGGATCCTGGACATCACCGAGGCCGTCTTCGCCACGAGCTTCACCCACGAACTGCTGGCCAGGATGGGAGAGGCGGGCGCGCTGGACACCGGTCCGGCCCGGGAGCCGGGAGAGGTCCAGGTGGACGCACAAGGGCGCGTACTGACGCCGATGTCCTACGTACGCGCGCTGCGCAAGTGA
- a CDS encoding Rrf2 family transcriptional regulator, whose product MGVSSRSAVAIHSLTMLARWGDHSLTSAEIAESLASNPVLVRRILGSLRDAGLVRSTEGRGGGWTLARPPREITLYEAYAAVEAGPVLSRHPHPPSAECEVGRNMERLLEVEFREAERAMEERLGRTTIQHLVQQVLAGEQERAHLAG is encoded by the coding sequence GTGGGTGTCAGCAGCAGGAGCGCGGTCGCGATCCACTCGCTCACGATGCTGGCGCGCTGGGGCGATCACTCGCTGACGTCGGCGGAGATCGCGGAGAGCCTGGCGAGCAACCCCGTGCTGGTGCGACGGATCCTCGGCAGCCTGCGGGACGCCGGTCTGGTCCGGTCGACCGAGGGGCGCGGCGGCGGCTGGACGCTGGCCCGTCCACCGCGCGAGATCACGCTGTACGAGGCGTACGCCGCCGTCGAGGCGGGCCCGGTCCTGTCGCGGCACCCGCATCCGCCGAGCGCGGAGTGCGAGGTGGGGCGGAACATGGAGCGCCTGCTCGAAGTGGAGTTCCGGGAGGCGGAACGGGCCATGGAGGAACGGCTCGGACGGACCACGATCCAGCATCTGGTGCAGCAGGTCCTGGCCGGCGAGCAGGAGCGCGCGCACCTGGCCGGCTGA